A window from Leifsonia shinshuensis encodes these proteins:
- a CDS encoding 4-hydroxy-3-methylbut-2-enyl diphosphate reductase: protein MPRIPGARRRLQDNPVVGHKRVLLAAPRGYCAGVDRAVVAVEKALDLYGAPVYVRKQIVHNVHVVSELEQQGAIFVDEVDEVPSGAHVVFSAHGVSPAVVNAAAERGLRAIDATCPLVTKVHREAVRFSRDDFQILLIGHAGHEEVEGTAGEAPDHVTLVNGPDDVDSIVVRDPDKVVWLSQTTLSVDETMETVRRLRERFPNLQDPPSDDICYATQNRQVAIKKVAEQADLVIVVGSANSSNSVRLVEVALEYGAKAAYRVDYASEIKQEWLDGAASIGVTSGASVPEVLVQEVLDDLAGAGYRDVQEVKTAEEDLMFSLPKELRKDITGKQDARALGGRGR, encoded by the coding sequence ATGCCGCGCATTCCCGGCGCCAGGCGACGGCTTCAGGATAACCCGGTCGTCGGACATAAGCGGGTGCTGCTGGCAGCGCCCCGCGGTTACTGCGCCGGGGTCGACCGGGCCGTCGTCGCCGTCGAGAAGGCGCTCGACCTGTACGGCGCGCCGGTCTACGTGCGCAAGCAGATCGTCCACAACGTGCACGTCGTCTCCGAGCTGGAGCAGCAGGGCGCGATCTTCGTCGACGAGGTCGACGAGGTGCCGTCGGGCGCGCACGTCGTGTTCTCGGCACACGGCGTCTCGCCGGCGGTCGTCAACGCCGCCGCCGAGCGTGGACTTCGCGCCATCGACGCGACGTGCCCGCTGGTGACCAAGGTGCACCGCGAGGCCGTGCGGTTCTCGCGCGACGACTTCCAGATCCTGCTCATCGGCCACGCCGGTCACGAAGAGGTCGAGGGGACCGCGGGCGAGGCGCCCGACCACGTCACCCTGGTGAACGGTCCGGACGACGTCGACTCGATCGTTGTGAGGGATCCGGACAAGGTCGTGTGGCTGTCGCAGACCACGCTCTCGGTCGACGAGACGATGGAGACGGTGCGCCGCCTGCGCGAGCGCTTCCCGAACCTGCAGGACCCGCCCAGCGACGACATCTGCTACGCCACCCAGAACCGCCAGGTCGCCATCAAGAAGGTGGCCGAGCAGGCCGACCTCGTGATCGTCGTCGGCTCGGCGAACTCGTCGAACTCCGTCCGGCTCGTCGAGGTCGCACTCGAGTACGGCGCGAAGGCCGCCTACCGGGTGGACTACGCGAGCGAGATCAAGCAGGAGTGGCTGGACGGGGCGGCATCCATCGGTGTCACCAGTGGCGCCTCGGTGCCGGAGGTGCTCGTGCAGGAGGTGCTCGACGACCTGGCGGGCGCGGGGTACCGCGACGTGCAGGAGGTCAAGACGGCGGAGGAGGACCTCATGTTCTCGCTGCCGAAGGAGCTGCG
- the xseA gene encoding exodeoxyribonuclease VII large subunit, which translates to MQAAPPTVDAPWPVALLNSKIKGWIDRLGTAWVEGEITQWGISGGNVYGKLKDLNEDATISFTIWSSVKARIPADLKQGDRVVAAIKPNFWVKGGTLTMQVYDMKHVGLGDLLERLERLRQQLAAEGLFAIERKKRLPFLPHTIGLVTGKDSDAEKDVLRNAQLRWPQVRFRVLHAAVQGERTVTEVVSAIRTLDADPEVEVIIVARGGGDFQNLLGFSDERLVRAAAAALTPIVSAIGHEADRPLLDEVADLRASTPTDAAKRVVPDVAEELARVQQARARLGMRVTQRIAHEIDRIGHLRTRPVLASPSWIVDSRAEELTRFVARGTELVGRCVERETTRVAELRGQLRALSPQGTLDRGYAIVQTTAGHVVTDPAEAPEGTALRLTVSGGSLGATAGTELPSPAGHDGFSTGETARPAGAQPAK; encoded by the coding sequence ATGCAGGCCGCTCCCCCGACGGTCGACGCTCCGTGGCCCGTCGCGCTGCTCAACAGCAAGATCAAGGGATGGATCGACCGCCTGGGCACCGCCTGGGTCGAGGGCGAGATCACGCAGTGGGGCATCTCCGGCGGCAACGTCTACGGCAAGCTCAAAGACCTCAACGAGGACGCGACGATCAGCTTCACGATCTGGTCGTCGGTGAAGGCGCGCATCCCGGCCGACCTGAAGCAGGGCGACCGCGTGGTCGCCGCCATCAAGCCGAACTTCTGGGTCAAGGGCGGCACCCTGACCATGCAGGTCTACGACATGAAGCACGTCGGCCTGGGCGACCTCCTCGAGCGGCTGGAGCGCCTGCGCCAGCAGCTCGCCGCCGAGGGCCTGTTCGCGATCGAGCGCAAGAAGCGCCTCCCCTTCCTCCCGCACACCATCGGGCTGGTGACGGGCAAAGACTCCGACGCCGAGAAGGATGTGCTCCGCAACGCGCAGCTGCGCTGGCCGCAGGTGCGCTTCCGGGTGCTGCACGCGGCCGTGCAGGGCGAGCGGACCGTCACCGAGGTGGTCTCCGCGATCCGCACGCTCGACGCCGACCCCGAGGTCGAGGTGATCATCGTGGCGCGCGGCGGCGGAGACTTCCAGAACCTGCTCGGCTTCAGCGACGAACGCCTGGTGCGGGCCGCCGCGGCGGCCCTGACGCCGATCGTCAGTGCGATCGGTCATGAGGCCGACCGCCCGCTGCTCGACGAGGTCGCCGACCTGCGCGCATCCACGCCGACGGATGCGGCCAAGCGTGTGGTGCCGGACGTCGCCGAAGAGCTCGCCCGGGTGCAGCAGGCACGGGCGCGGCTCGGGATGCGCGTCACGCAGCGCATCGCCCACGAGATCGACCGGATCGGGCACCTGCGCACCCGGCCGGTCCTCGCATCCCCGTCGTGGATCGTCGACTCGCGCGCCGAGGAGCTGACCCGGTTCGTCGCGCGCGGCACAGAGCTCGTGGGTCGGTGCGTCGAGCGCGAGACTACCCGCGTCGCCGAGCTGCGCGGCCAACTCCGCGCCCTCTCCCCCCAGGGGACCCTCGACCGCGGCTACGCGATCGTGCAGACGACTGCCGGCCACGTCGTCACCGACCCGGCGGAGGCGCCGGAGGGCACGGCGCTGCGGCTGACGGTGTCCGGCGGGTCGCTGGGCGCCACCGCCGGCACGGAGTTGCCCTCACCGGCCGGGCATGACGGGTTCTCCACAGGCGAGACCGCGCGGCCAGCGGGCGCACAGCCAGCCAAATAG
- a CDS encoding exodeoxyribonuclease VII small subunit, translating to MPTPETTSPAGDPLSALSYEEARDELIRVVGELEQGTATLEDSISLWERGEALARHCEEWLIGAKARLDAARAGSAAASGAAAPSGASAPSGASAPSGASGAFDGE from the coding sequence ATGCCCACTCCCGAGACGACGTCCCCTGCCGGGGATCCGCTCAGCGCCCTCAGCTACGAGGAGGCGCGCGACGAGCTGATCCGCGTGGTCGGCGAGCTCGAGCAGGGCACCGCCACCCTCGAGGACTCGATCTCCCTCTGGGAGCGCGGCGAGGCGCTCGCGCGGCACTGCGAGGAGTGGCTGATCGGGGCGAAGGCGCGGCTCGACGCCGCACGCGCCGGCTCGGCCGCAGCGTCCGGCGCAGCAGCGCCCTCCGGCGCATCGGCGCCCTCCGGCGCATCAGCGCCCTCCGGCGCATCGGGGGCGTTCGACGGCGAATGA
- a CDS encoding DUF4245 domain-containing protein — protein sequence MSPRNKPPVVVAELGRPETPEETAARKAQNSANHRNRQTINNLVYSLLATLAIVAVIVLIVPRGNPTATKPAVDYTSIAQQAQGSEPDRLLVPKLPSTWSSNSAELRTKTPDNVDSWYIGLITPKQQYIGITQGFGANDSWVADQVNKSMIKGTRQIDGVTWDVYDNRTSSSDNGNVAYALVNRSGDSSIIVFGTADDGEFRTVAASLADQIRSLGGGQ from the coding sequence ATGAGCCCCCGCAACAAGCCGCCCGTGGTCGTCGCGGAGCTCGGCCGGCCCGAGACGCCCGAGGAGACCGCCGCCCGTAAGGCGCAGAACTCGGCCAATCACCGCAACCGTCAGACGATCAACAACCTCGTCTACTCGCTCCTCGCCACCCTGGCGATCGTCGCGGTGATCGTCCTCATCGTGCCGCGGGGCAACCCGACGGCGACGAAGCCGGCCGTCGACTACACGAGCATCGCCCAGCAGGCGCAGGGCAGCGAGCCCGACCGGCTGCTCGTGCCGAAGCTGCCGTCCACGTGGTCGTCCAACAGCGCCGAGCTGCGCACCAAGACCCCGGACAACGTCGACTCCTGGTACATCGGCCTCATCACGCCCAAGCAGCAGTACATCGGCATCACGCAGGGATTCGGCGCCAACGACAGCTGGGTCGCCGACCAGGTGAACAAGTCGATGATCAAGGGGACGCGCCAGATCGACGGCGTGACCTGGGACGTCTACGACAACCGCACATCCAGCTCGGACAACGGCAACGTGGCGTACGCGCTCGTCAACCGGTCCGGCGACAGCTCGATCATCGTCTTCGGCACCGCCGACGACGGCGAGTTCCGCACGGTGGCGGCGTCGCTCGCCGACCAGATCCGCTCACTCGGAGGAGGACAGTAG
- a CDS encoding carbonic anhydrase — MLDGNARFVAGEPQHPHQDVARREVVAGGQEPVAAIFGCADSRLAAEIIFDLGLGDAFVVRNAGQVVSDSVIGSLEYAVAVLHVPLILVLGHDSCGAVAAAIGSQAADADPLPPHIAQLIQPIVPAVHRVAGEGAVDPAAVDASEVGREHLRDTVSELLAQSEIISSAVAENTLAIVGANYRLAEGRVVPDVVVGLRD; from the coding sequence ATGCTCGACGGCAACGCCCGCTTCGTCGCCGGCGAGCCGCAGCATCCCCACCAGGACGTCGCGCGACGGGAGGTCGTCGCGGGTGGCCAGGAGCCGGTCGCCGCGATCTTCGGGTGCGCCGACTCGCGGCTGGCCGCCGAGATCATCTTCGACCTCGGCCTCGGCGACGCATTCGTCGTCCGGAACGCCGGCCAGGTCGTCTCCGACTCGGTCATCGGATCGCTGGAGTACGCGGTCGCGGTGCTGCACGTCCCGCTCATCCTGGTGCTCGGTCACGACAGCTGCGGCGCGGTCGCCGCGGCCATCGGATCGCAGGCCGCGGACGCCGATCCCCTGCCGCCGCACATCGCGCAGCTCATCCAGCCGATCGTCCCCGCCGTGCACCGCGTGGCGGGCGAGGGCGCGGTCGACCCGGCCGCGGTCGACGCGAGCGAGGTCGGCCGCGAGCACCTCCGTGACACCGTGTCCGAGCTGCTCGCGCAGTCCGAGATCATCAGCTCCGCGGTCGCCGAGAACACCCTCGCGATCGTGGGCGCCAACTACCGGCTCGCGGAGGGCCGGGTCGTGCCCGACGTCGTCGTCGGTCTGCGCGACTGA
- a CDS encoding class II fumarate hydratase: MVDTQADAEYRIEHDTMGEVRVPKHALYSAQTQRAVENFPISGSVLEPAQIAALARIKKSAALANARLGVLDQDVADAIASAADEVAAGAHDAEFPIDVYQTGSGTSSNMNMNEVLATLASERLGRPVHPNDHVNASQSSNDVFPTSVHIAVTGALTDELIPALDHLAVALEEKAELWAEAVKSGRTHLMDATPVTLGQEFGGYAAQVRYGIERIRAALPRVAEVPLGGTAVGTGINTPLGFPQLVIELLTQETELPITEARNHFEAQANRDALVEASGALRTIAVSLTKISNDLRWMGSGPNTGLGELHIPDLQPGSSIMPGKVNPVIPEAVLMVAARVIGNDATIAWSGASGLFELNVAIPVMGTALLESIRLLTQASRVLADKTIRGLEANLERARAFAESSPSIVTPLNRVIGYEAAAKVAKHAVAKGITVREAVIDLGFVDRGEVTLDQLDSALDVLSMTHPG, translated from the coding sequence GTGGTGGACACCCAGGCGGACGCCGAATACCGCATCGAACACGACACGATGGGCGAGGTGCGTGTGCCGAAGCACGCCCTGTACAGCGCGCAGACGCAGCGCGCCGTCGAGAACTTCCCCATCTCGGGCTCGGTGCTCGAGCCGGCCCAGATCGCCGCACTGGCCCGCATCAAGAAGTCGGCCGCTTTGGCGAACGCGCGCCTCGGCGTGCTCGACCAGGACGTGGCCGACGCCATCGCGTCCGCCGCCGACGAGGTCGCCGCCGGTGCGCACGACGCGGAGTTCCCGATCGACGTCTACCAGACCGGATCGGGCACGTCGTCGAACATGAACATGAACGAGGTTCTCGCGACGCTCGCGTCGGAGCGTCTCGGCCGTCCGGTGCACCCGAACGACCACGTCAACGCGTCGCAGTCGTCGAACGACGTCTTCCCGACCTCGGTGCACATCGCCGTCACCGGCGCGCTGACCGATGAGCTCATCCCGGCGCTCGACCACCTCGCTGTCGCCCTGGAGGAGAAGGCGGAGCTGTGGGCGGAGGCCGTCAAGAGCGGCCGCACCCACCTGATGGACGCGACGCCGGTCACCCTCGGCCAGGAGTTCGGCGGCTACGCCGCGCAGGTGCGCTACGGCATCGAGCGCATCCGCGCCGCACTCCCCCGCGTCGCCGAGGTGCCGCTCGGCGGGACCGCGGTCGGCACGGGCATCAACACGCCGCTCGGCTTCCCGCAGCTCGTCATCGAGCTGCTGACGCAGGAGACCGAGCTGCCGATCACGGAGGCGCGCAACCACTTCGAGGCGCAGGCGAACCGCGACGCGCTCGTCGAGGCGTCCGGCGCCCTGCGCACGATCGCGGTCTCACTGACCAAGATCTCGAACGACCTCCGCTGGATGGGCTCCGGCCCGAACACCGGACTGGGCGAGCTGCACATCCCGGACCTTCAGCCCGGCTCGTCGATCATGCCCGGCAAGGTCAACCCGGTCATCCCGGAGGCCGTGCTCATGGTCGCCGCGCGGGTCATCGGCAACGACGCGACCATCGCCTGGAGCGGCGCGTCCGGCCTCTTCGAGCTGAACGTGGCCATCCCGGTCATGGGCACAGCGCTGCTGGAGTCCATCCGCCTGCTCACCCAGGCCAGCCGCGTGCTCGCCGACAAGACGATCCGCGGCCTGGAGGCCAACCTCGAGCGGGCGCGCGCGTTCGCCGAGTCGAGCCCGTCCATCGTCACGCCACTCAACCGCGTGATCGGCTACGAGGCGGCCGCCAAGGTCGCCAAGCACGCCGTCGCCAAGGGCATCACGGTGCGCGAGGCCGTCATCGACCTCGGCTTCGTCGACCGCGGCGAGGTCACCCTCGACCAGCTCGACTCGGCCCTCGACGTCCTCTCCATGACCCACCCCGGCTGA
- a CDS encoding AAA family ATPase, with translation MLSFADALPRRPRRVLVAGVAGSGKTTLAGRIARLTGGPHTEIDGLFHGPDWQPRPEFVADVEAFTAEEAWTTEWQYSSARELLAQRADLLVWLDLPFLRVTLPRVVRRTVVRRIRRIELWNGNREPGLATFFTDREHIVRWSISTRNTYAERVPAAERAHPHLVVVRLRSPHDVERWLSGPLAAATR, from the coding sequence ATGCTGTCGTTTGCGGATGCGCTGCCGAGGCGGCCGCGGCGCGTGCTGGTCGCGGGAGTGGCGGGGAGCGGCAAGACCACGCTCGCGGGGCGGATCGCCCGCTTGACGGGCGGTCCGCACACCGAAATCGACGGTCTCTTCCACGGCCCGGACTGGCAGCCCCGTCCGGAGTTCGTGGCGGATGTGGAGGCGTTCACGGCCGAGGAGGCCTGGACGACCGAGTGGCAGTACTCGAGCGCGCGCGAACTTCTGGCTCAGCGCGCCGACCTCCTCGTCTGGCTCGACCTCCCCTTCCTCCGCGTGACACTGCCTCGGGTGGTGCGCCGCACCGTCGTCCGCCGCATCCGCCGGATCGAGCTGTGGAACGGTAACCGCGAGCCGGGCCTGGCCACGTTCTTCACCGACCGCGAGCACATCGTGCGCTGGTCGATCTCGACCCGCAACACGTATGCGGAGCGCGTCCCGGCCGCTGAGCGCGCGCATCCTCACCTCGTGGTCGTCCGCCTCCGCTCCCCGCACGACGTCGAACGCTGGCTCTCCGGCCCCCTCGCCGCCGCCACCCGCTAG
- a CDS encoding PhoH family protein — MVVAESATRQAATRSNGSTAGEAKTAERTYVLDTSVLLSDPKAIFRFAEHAVVIPVVVVSELEGKRNDPELGYFARQALRNLDDLRVEHERLDFPIPVGDGGSLRVELNHSNMSVLPSGMQLGDNDSRILAVALNLSNDGLDVTVVSKDLPLRVKAASIGLAAEEYRHEQVVDSGWTGLADISLGSDQMASLYEEEWMRSDQAKGLPINTGLVIHSDRGSALGRVVADGEVKLVRGDRDVFGLHGRSAEQRLAIDLLLDPEVGILSLGGRAGTGKSALALCAGLEAVLERRQHKKIMVFRPLYAVGGQELGYLPGDAGEKMNPWGQAVFDTLGALVSQNVLDEVQDRGILEVLPLTHIRGRSLHDAFVIVDEAQSLERNVLLTVLSRIGQNSRVVLTHDVAQRDNLRVGRHDGVASVIETLKGHPLFAHVTLTRSERSAIAALVTEMLEANELA; from the coding sequence GTGGTCGTGGCGGAATCAGCAACCCGACAGGCAGCAACCCGGTCGAACGGCTCGACGGCGGGGGAGGCGAAGACCGCAGAGCGCACGTACGTGCTCGACACGTCCGTCCTCCTCTCCGATCCGAAGGCCATCTTCCGTTTCGCGGAGCACGCTGTCGTCATCCCGGTCGTCGTCGTGAGCGAGCTGGAAGGCAAGCGCAACGATCCCGAGCTCGGGTACTTCGCGCGGCAGGCGCTGCGCAACCTCGACGACCTGCGGGTCGAGCACGAACGGCTCGACTTCCCGATCCCCGTCGGCGACGGCGGCTCCCTGCGGGTGGAGCTCAACCACTCGAACATGTCCGTCCTCCCGAGCGGCATGCAGCTCGGCGACAACGACTCCCGCATCCTCGCCGTGGCGCTCAACCTGTCGAACGACGGGCTCGACGTGACCGTCGTCTCCAAGGACCTGCCGCTGCGCGTCAAGGCGGCCTCCATCGGCCTGGCGGCCGAGGAGTACCGGCACGAGCAGGTCGTCGACTCCGGCTGGACCGGCCTCGCCGACATCTCGCTCGGCAGCGACCAGATGGCGTCCCTCTACGAAGAGGAGTGGATGCGGAGCGACCAGGCGAAGGGCCTCCCGATCAACACCGGGCTCGTCATCCACTCGGACCGAGGCTCGGCGCTCGGCCGGGTCGTCGCCGACGGCGAGGTGAAGCTGGTGCGCGGCGACCGCGACGTGTTCGGGCTGCACGGCCGCTCGGCGGAGCAGCGGCTCGCCATCGACCTGCTCCTCGACCCGGAGGTCGGCATCCTCTCGCTCGGCGGCCGCGCCGGCACCGGCAAATCGGCGCTCGCGCTCTGCGCCGGCCTCGAGGCGGTGCTGGAGCGGCGGCAGCACAAGAAGATCATGGTGTTCCGCCCGCTGTACGCGGTCGGCGGCCAGGAGCTCGGCTACCTCCCCGGCGACGCGGGGGAGAAGATGAACCCGTGGGGTCAGGCGGTGTTCGACACGCTCGGCGCCCTGGTGTCGCAGAACGTCCTGGACGAGGTGCAGGACCGCGGCATCCTGGAGGTGCTGCCGCTCACGCACATCCGCGGCCGCTCCCTGCACGACGCGTTCGTGATCGTGGACGAGGCGCAATCGCTGGAGCGCAACGTGCTGCTCACGGTGCTCAGCCGGATCGGCCAGAACTCGCGCGTGGTGCTGACGCACGACGTCGCGCAGCGCGACAACCTGCGCGTCGGCCGCCACGACGGTGTCGCCAGCGTGATCGAGACCCTGAAGGGCCACCCGCTCTTCGCCCACGTCACCCTCACCCGCTCCGAGCGCTCCGCCATCGCGGCCCTCGTCACCGAAATGCTGGAGGCCAACGAACTCGCCTGA
- a CDS encoding aminotransferase class V-fold PLP-dependent enzyme, with product MTTIEEFARGFGEEPGYLDYGRVGPLSEAARAEALGQYEILSRARFGTIERMRAEDDRVRDAVAVVTRFPSEQIVFQPNASSGLLHAAFGLTGGDVLVSPAEFPSVTYAAERAAQALRVVTPVWLETDHDRVTPARIREQLTDSTSAVMVSLVDSRTGYLADIDGIRQVIGDRLLIVDAIQGFGVVDAPWEVADVVVSGGQKWMRAGWGTGFLALSERAVDHLTPVFSGWTGSGVDQPWDEVLEPVRGARAFSVSNPDLVAEARFAAALEEVAEVGVAAIASAVSDGVERVLELADEFAVPVSSSRSPNERAGIIVLEPQPEQLTALGASLFNHGVTASVRASNVRVSVHAGTTEETFDMLRAAFTSYASVA from the coding sequence GTGACGACGATCGAGGAGTTCGCCCGCGGGTTCGGCGAGGAGCCCGGCTACCTGGACTACGGGCGGGTCGGACCGCTCTCGGAGGCCGCGCGCGCCGAGGCCCTCGGCCAGTACGAGATCCTCTCGCGCGCCCGCTTCGGCACGATCGAGCGGATGCGCGCGGAGGACGACCGCGTGCGCGATGCTGTCGCGGTCGTGACCCGGTTCCCCTCCGAGCAGATCGTGTTCCAGCCGAACGCGTCGAGCGGGCTCCTGCACGCCGCGTTCGGGCTGACCGGCGGCGACGTGCTCGTCTCGCCGGCCGAGTTCCCGTCCGTGACCTACGCGGCCGAGCGCGCCGCGCAGGCGCTGCGCGTCGTGACGCCGGTGTGGCTCGAGACCGACCACGACCGCGTGACGCCCGCGCGCATCCGGGAGCAGCTCACCGACTCCACCTCGGCGGTCATGGTCAGCCTCGTGGACTCGCGAACCGGTTACCTGGCCGACATCGACGGCATCCGTCAGGTCATCGGCGACCGTCTGCTGATCGTCGACGCGATTCAAGGCTTCGGCGTCGTCGACGCGCCGTGGGAGGTCGCCGACGTCGTCGTGTCGGGCGGCCAGAAGTGGATGCGCGCCGGCTGGGGCACCGGGTTCCTCGCCCTCAGCGAGCGCGCCGTCGACCACCTGACCCCGGTGTTCAGCGGCTGGACGGGCTCCGGCGTCGACCAGCCGTGGGACGAGGTGCTCGAACCGGTGCGCGGCGCCCGCGCCTTCTCGGTCTCGAACCCGGACCTCGTCGCGGAGGCGCGGTTCGCCGCCGCCCTCGAAGAGGTCGCAGAGGTCGGCGTCGCGGCGATCGCGTCCGCCGTCTCCGACGGGGTGGAACGCGTGCTGGAGCTGGCCGACGAGTTCGCCGTCCCGGTGTCGTCCTCGCGCAGCCCTAACGAGCGCGCGGGCATCATCGTGCTGGAGCCGCAGCCCGAGCAGCTGACCGCGCTCGGCGCATCCCTCTTCAACCACGGTGTCACCGCGTCGGTGCGCGCGTCCAACGTGCGGGTCAGCGTCCACGCGGGCACCACGGAGGAGACGTTCGACATGCTGCGCGCCGCCTTCACCTCGTACGCGTCCGTCGCCTGA
- a CDS encoding isoprenyl transferase — protein MSRRAAPGASGLLYGLYQKRLRRDLNRDALPKHVAMIIDGNRRWARQAGLTTVAHGHRAGAAKMREFLEWCDELGIEVVTLYLLSSDNLTNRESGELGDLIEIIAQLAEDVSHYRDWRVKHVGTTTGLPARLVEALADAEKRTADNPGMHINLAVGYGGRKEITDAMRSIVAAHHAEGGSLETLADLLTPDLIGEHLYTGGQPDPDLVIRTSGEQRLSDFMLWQSAHSEFYFVEALGPDLREVDFLRAVRDYSRRNRRFGG, from the coding sequence GTGAGCAGACGAGCAGCACCCGGGGCCAGCGGCCTGCTCTACGGTCTCTACCAGAAGCGCCTCCGCCGCGACCTCAACCGCGACGCGCTGCCGAAGCACGTCGCGATGATCATCGACGGCAACCGGCGGTGGGCGCGGCAGGCCGGGCTGACGACGGTCGCGCACGGGCACCGAGCCGGCGCGGCGAAGATGCGCGAGTTCCTGGAGTGGTGCGACGAGCTCGGGATCGAGGTCGTCACCCTCTACCTGCTGTCGTCCGACAACCTGACCAACCGCGAGAGCGGCGAGCTGGGCGACCTGATCGAGATCATCGCGCAGCTGGCCGAGGACGTCTCGCACTACCGCGACTGGCGGGTCAAGCACGTCGGGACGACGACCGGCCTGCCGGCCCGCCTGGTGGAGGCGCTCGCCGACGCCGAGAAGCGCACGGCCGACAACCCGGGGATGCACATCAACCTGGCGGTGGGCTACGGCGGACGCAAGGAGATCACCGACGCGATGCGCAGCATCGTCGCGGCGCACCACGCCGAGGGCGGGAGCCTGGAGACCCTGGCTGACCTGCTCACGCCGGACCTCATCGGCGAGCACCTGTACACCGGAGGCCAGCCCGATCCGGACCTCGTCATCCGCACGTCCGGCGAGCAGCGGCTCAGCGACTTCATGCTCTGGCAGAGCGCGCACAGCGAGTTCTACTTCGTCGAGGCGCTCGGGCCGGACCTGCGCGAGGTCGACTTCCTGCGCGCGGTGCGCGACTACTCGCGCCGCAACCGCCGCTTCGGCGGCTGA
- a CDS encoding hemolysin III family protein, which translates to MSPRNSPNPSRPDGVRDGEDVAELLAEPASTLDASDAAVKADDQEARDGGPELPNIPLLDASPANPGDIKPTWRGWIHAGTFPVAIAAGIVLISLAQGAPAKWASAVFMLTSMLLFGNSALYHRFNWRPRTKVILKRIDHANIFLLIAGTYTPLAVLALPPSKGILLLSLVWAGALIGIGFRVFWIHAPRWLYVPIYIALGWAAIMYIVDLLNANVAMMVLVIVGGILYTIGAVIYGMKRPNPFPGRFGFHEIFHTLTVLAFLCHWTAVLLIAMHPAYNGG; encoded by the coding sequence ATGTCGCCCCGCAACAGCCCGAACCCCTCCCGTCCGGATGGTGTCCGCGATGGCGAGGACGTCGCCGAGCTCCTCGCCGAGCCCGCGAGCACGCTCGACGCCTCCGACGCCGCCGTGAAGGCCGACGACCAGGAGGCGCGCGATGGCGGACCGGAACTGCCCAACATCCCGCTGCTGGACGCGTCGCCCGCGAATCCCGGTGACATCAAGCCGACCTGGCGCGGATGGATCCACGCGGGCACCTTCCCGGTCGCGATCGCGGCCGGGATCGTCCTGATCTCCCTGGCGCAGGGCGCCCCCGCCAAGTGGGCGTCCGCGGTGTTCATGCTCACGTCGATGCTCCTGTTCGGCAACTCGGCGCTCTACCACCGCTTCAACTGGCGTCCGCGCACCAAGGTCATCCTGAAGCGCATCGACCACGCGAACATCTTCCTGCTGATCGCGGGCACCTACACGCCGCTCGCGGTGCTGGCGCTGCCGCCGAGCAAGGGCATCCTGCTGCTCTCGCTGGTCTGGGCCGGTGCACTGATCGGGATCGGGTTCCGGGTGTTCTGGATCCACGCCCCGCGCTGGCTCTACGTGCCCATCTACATCGCGCTCGGCTGGGCGGCGATCATGTACATCGTCGACCTGCTGAACGCGAACGTCGCCATGATGGTCCTCGTGATCGTGGGCGGCATCCTGTACACGATCGGCGCCGTCATCTACGGCATGAAGCGACCCAACCCGTTCCCGGGGCGTTTCGGCTTCCACGAGATCTTCCACACGCTGACCGTGCTCGCGTTCCTCTGCCACTGGACGGCCGTCCTCCTGATCGCCATGCACCCCGCCTACAACGGAGGCTGA
- the greA gene encoding transcription elongation factor GreA, whose translation MSQESQVTFLTQDAYDRLSAELEELSVNGRNEIAKRIEAAREEGDLKENGGYHAAKDEQGKIEARIVQLTNLLRSATVGAAPESHGVVEPGTVITATIAGDESVFLIGNREIAAGTDLPVYSEQSPLGAAILGLKVGDKTEYTAPNGRQIAVEVTKVETYTGQ comes from the coding sequence GTCACGTTTCTGACCCAGGACGCGTACGACCGTCTCTCGGCCGAACTCGAGGAGCTCAGCGTCAACGGCCGTAACGAGATCGCGAAGCGCATCGAGGCGGCCCGCGAAGAGGGCGACCTCAAGGAGAACGGCGGCTACCACGCGGCGAAGGACGAGCAGGGCAAGATCGAGGCCCGCATCGTGCAGCTCACCAACCTGCTGCGCAGCGCCACCGTCGGCGCCGCCCCGGAGAGCCACGGCGTGGTCGAGCCGGGCACCGTCATCACCGCGACGATCGCGGGCGACGAGAGCGTCTTCCTCATCGGCAACCGCGAGATCGCCGCGGGCACCGACCTCCCCGTCTACAGCGAGCAGAGCCCGCTCGGCGCGGCCATCCTCGGCCTGAAGGTCGGCGACAAGACGGAGTACACCGCTCCCAACGGCCGTCAAATCGCGGTCGAGGTGACGAAGGTCGAGACCTACACCGGTCAGTGA